The segment ttttttttactttgagaGCAAAACAAAAGACCAAGATTATCCATTTTCTGTGATGGTAAATGTCAAAGTTTCTTCACTTTCCAAAGAGGTGTTCCTTGCCTTTGCTTTGTAACCCTCCCTCTTTGTGATAATAATCATGTTTTCTCTTAGATTCACTTTCAAATCTTCTTTGCCTCATTAGCAAAGTGTTGTTCTCAATCAATACTGTTTCTTATTAGCCATGAGGATAAGACTTCACATGATAAAGAAAGTGACATATGAGCCATGAGGATAAGACCTGATgtgatattaaaattaatatagtatatatatatatatattaaactttgcAGCAGTTCAAGTTTGGAGTTTGCGTGTTTTGAATAATTGTAGTGCGAACTGAAATtcaaaatatgtgaatcaatcttccaatttcaaataaataaataaaatatcattctCTTGAACTTTGTCTTTGTAACTTCCATCTTTTCAGCTTTTGACTGAGACAATTACTCATTTTACATCTTAGGATATGAGTATTACACAATCATATCATCAAACACATGTTAAGAAGCAGGAGAGTTGGACTTGAGAAACTAGACAAAATCAAGATCAAAGAGGAAGTAAATGTCGCTCTTGTTCTACCATGATGATcggaaataaaaaagaaaaaagaaaaaacaatactATGTTCAACGATGAAAAGAAGGAGTAAAACAAACGCAACTTCTACTGACAACACATCATCTCATGATAACTTGTTCTCGAAGTTTTCAAACCGCAGGCCATTCTTTACGGATGTCGAAGCTGTAGTTGATCTCCAAGTAGCACTTATTATCATCATCAAGAAACTGAAACAAGATTTTTGGCAAAAGTTAAGTAATCAACACCACCAAAGAATAAATCAATCTGACTAATAACAGAGTTAGATTCTGAAACGAATGTCACTATCTGTACCTTAGTTCTTGCAGAATATGATCCTCGAGCAAACAAGCCAGAAGGAGTGGTCTCTTCCGGCATCACGTGGTTGTATGGCTCCAACTGAGGACTAAAGGTTCCAAGCATTTCCTTTGTTCTATCCACTGAAtccacagaaaaaaaaattggatcaCATTTAAACAATTAAGAGAACCTAAGGCAAACTTGTAAGTTGTTGTTTTCTATTTATTACCTTTAACACCGGTCTTCCAAACAGTATTGGTGTACCTAAGACCAGAGACAATGTTGTTGTTAACGTGAAACGTGAATTTCAAACAGTACTTGCTCCCTTCTTTCAAAGTGAACCACATTCCCTTTGGATTCCCATTCTCCGGAACCATAAGTACAATATCTGGTCTTCCAGGGGATAAGATGGCCAGGCTAATGATCTTCACTTCAGGGTCAAGAGTCTCTGCAGATATTTAAAAAGACAAATGTAGAATCTAAAACGTTGTATATGCATGCAACAACACAATCACTGAAAAATGTATAATCAAGCAAGAACATAAACATAGAGATGTCAAGATCCAGAGTCTGATCTAACAATCATTTCCAagattattataattatttatattattataaagtttGCATTTTTTTATACAAACCTCCAATGTTGGTGACATCAACACTTCCAAGGAGCTGTTCCTTCCACTTCCTTAAGCTCTCATCATCCTATAAAATTCAGATTCAGCAGTGAGAAttcttctaaaaaaaaaataattaaatataatttgagaaaaaaaaaaaggaagcaaCTTTATCCTTCTCGAGATGCTCTTTGATAGTGTACTGAGGACCCAAATGCAATTTGGaatcgtcgtcttcttcttcatcctctgtAGCGCAGATAGAAGACTCGCTCATCTGCCTCCCCAAGGATTCAACACCCTCGTCGTCTGTGCCATCGTTGTGACGATGAGTTCTCGACGTGCTTTCGTCGTCTCCTCCCATGTCTCTGGTGGAACTCGATACAGCTCCAGATACCAAAGACATCAATCAATTAAATCCCTCAAAGTCTTTGCCTTTTTTTTGGGATCTAAACGAAGAGATGAGAGACAATGAGGAGTTGGGGAGATTGGTTCTGTGTCAACGGAaaggaaggaggaggaggagatggagTCATGTGGTGATCCGAGTTATAGGAGAGAGAAAGTGAACAGATCGTGGAGAGTCACTACTCTCACTACCGAGAATTCCGACAAAAGTATGATTGTACTTTTGTTCCACGCGCAGAGGAAACGAGCCTCGAGCCACGACACGACCAATCtctcttatgtttttttttaattacctgTTGTTattgtttggatacttggattaTATTATTCGTCCGAGTTAGTATATCTTAACCAATGTATTGGTTATTTAGCCGATTTCTTCCGGTTTGATTATGCAATCAAACGATATACAAAACGATTAGATTCATTCGATTTTGTTTTGGATCATTGTGATTTTGTAGATGTTTGATGTTTTTAAGGCCTACATATCTCATTGTTTATTATAGTTAAGGACATTCATCTTATTAACCTAGCAGTTTTTTTCACACACATTTCTGTCTTACTATGCAATGTAATAGTAATAGACTATGCCTTGTCAGAATCATGTACTATAGTTTGTTTGTTCTTTTGTTAAGTTGTACTAGTTTGTTTGAATATGTTGTATTGTTTCTACCTTTCGGCTATAGTACCATGGATTTTTGGTTCAACGCATTTGAGTTGTACTCTGAGTTTGAGTTTACGATCCCTTTTTTCCTAAAGATTTTTCTGCATCTATCATTTATGTTCTATTGTCTTATGGAATAGCTTGTAGAGCTAGATTATTTCTTCTTCAAACtgtagttttaattttaagtaTTAATGAAAGTGGTGTTAAAAAAATGTTGTCACTTATATTATGCATGTTGATTAATTTGAGCATGGAAATTTTGGACCAAAAGGGTATTACGGCTGTTTCTGAATATGGAACTTtcagatttttttcttcttagcAAAATTTCAGAACTAGAGGAAAAAAATGCATACTCTAGAGACTATTTGTGGTTACTGGTGAGCAAGAAAAATGGTCATTGCGGCCTTTTGAAAATGGCCGGCCTTCCACACTAGCTAGTCGACGTATCTTTTGTATACGTGATTGTTAGCAAGCCTTTTCTGTTGTCACTTTCATATGTTCGCAGATTAACCCAGGTATAGTAAAATGATGGTAGCCTATAATATACACtccaatattttaaaaatcgaaaacGATATATGTTTATCCCACGGTAATCATTTCCTGATGACCTTTAAAAAAACTCACGATGTGCAAATTATTTTCGGTCGTTGACATCGTAACTTGATATGATACATTAATTAAGTTAGCCATCATCTGAAAAATAATACTATGTAATAATTCCGAGATAATGAAGACTTCAATTTCTACAAAGAAAGTTCTAGATGCATGttttttcctataaaatatGATGTTTAGATCTTAAGATGTATagagttttcattttattttcagacGATAAGGAATCTTTCCACATGGGTTTAATATTCAGATCGAGAGTCGCTATAGTTATCTATATTTATATgcacaatttttctttttattgaaTTATATGGTTTGCGTGATTTGCGAAAGCTTCTTTTGTATGAGAGTTCTTTAAATTTTGCTTTATCGTCGTGCCTTTATTTTCTTGTTGTGAACTCCATGGATCTAAGTATATGCTGCGAGATTCTTTTCATGGATGGCTCACGTACTGATCCTGATCCAGCATACAAATTTTATGATTGTACTGTATTCGATAATATATAGTAGAAGTTtattaaacaaacacaaaatattaagacatAATAGAATGGACGACGACGGTTACAAGTCGTGAAAAATGAGGCCCTCGTGGCTGTCGTGGAACGTTAGTTAAGCTCAATTAACCATTTCTGCAACTAATGTTACATAGTTGGTCACATGCATGCAGCATGCTTATGAATTGTATATTTTGGTTTAACAATTGTATACTCTTTGTTTCATTCAAATATATTGCAAAATAACATATAGTAAAGGCGCAAAATAAAAAGCCATAAAACTGACTAGTGGCACAAATTTCTTCATATATATTTACCAGTAGATTTATGAAACCATATCTacatgaaaccaaaaaaaaacatgaaaaaaccAACAAATAGTACATGTACCAGAAACGAAGCAATAACTTGGAAGGAGGAAAGAAGATGACTCATAATTTACAACATTACTTAAGACTATAAATGgaatattatatgaaaataattaaaatgaagaattttctttttaaaaagtttcatAAATCAAGTGGTGTATCAAGCCAAGATAATGTTCCAACATGAACAACAGTGTGAAACCAATTAGGCATACCATGGACAAGAAGATCTTTGAACTTACCCAATTTTGGATCATATGACACAAGAACCCTACTCTTATACTCCAACAAGATCTCACCATTCTCCAACACACACAAAACCCTAACCACTTTACCATTCTCAGCGTTCTTCCAAATCCACATTGGTCGGTCCAAACTCTGCTTTAGCCCCTTTGGCACGTAAGTCCCAATGCTATACTCTTTACCCCAAGACTCCTTTACTCCATAATTCTTCATAACCCATATATCTAACTTCCCATAGTTTCCATAAACAACCGCACAAAGACACCCTTTAAGGTTCACTAGCCTATGGTTGATCCGGTTTAGCCCACCGCAATCCGGTTTAGGAATCTCTCTAAACTCTTCATCTTCAAGATCAAATGATACAAACTTACGATCAGGCACGTGCCTTCGTGGCCTTGTAACAAAATGTAACCTCCCGTTGACTAAAGCCTCCGTGGGACGTTTCATAAACTTGTAAGGAGCTTTCCCTAAGCTCCTCCAAGATAAAGATTGATCTCTTCTTGTTGGTAACGTTAAGATCTGAACCTCTGATTGCTTGTATTGGATCCGACCACGACCTCTGTAGGCACTACTAGTACTA is part of the Raphanus sativus cultivar WK10039 chromosome 5, ASM80110v3, whole genome shotgun sequence genome and harbors:
- the LOC108856699 gene encoding rho GDP-dissociation inhibitor 1 — protein: MSLVSGAVSSSTRDMGGDDESTSRTHRHNDGTDDEGVESLGRQMSESSICATEDEEEDDDSKLHLGPQYTIKEHLEKDKDDESLRKWKEQLLGSVDVTNIGETLDPEVKIISLAILSPGRPDIVLMVPENGNPKGMWFTLKEGSKYCLKFTFHVNNNIVSGLRYTNTVWKTGVKVDRTKEMLGTFSPQLEPYNHVMPEETTPSGLFARGSYSARTKFLDDDNKCYLEINYSFDIRKEWPAV
- the LOC108856552 gene encoding F-box protein At3g07870; this translates as MASENSFKKRKITTVEDCGGLLESLPGDILTDIFSRLPISSLAKLMFVCRSWRSILTTQHGLVSSSCSSDKKPCLLLHCDSPIRNGLHFLDLSEEEKRIKTKKFTLRFASSMPEFDVVGSCNGLLCLSDSLYNDSLYLYNPFTTNSLELPECSNKYHDQELVFGFGFHQKTKEYKVVKIVYFRGSTSSAYRGRGRIQYKQSEVQILTLPTRRDQSLSWRSLGKAPYKFMKRPTEALVNGRLHFVTRPRRHVPDRKFVSFDLEDEEFREIPKPDCGGLNRINHRLVNLKGCLCAVVYGNYGKLDIWVMKNYGVKESWGKEYSIGTYVPKGLKQSLDRPMWIWKNAENGKVVRVLCVLENGEILLEYKSRVLVSYDPKLGKFKDLLVHGMPNWFHTVVHVGTLSWLDTPLDL